The genomic interval CGCCTCGGGCCGCGTCCGCATCAGCCGCAGCCGGGCGCGGTTGCCGACCACCACGGGCATCGGCAGGCCCTTGGAGAAGATCTGCGAGCGGGTGTTGTAGCGCAGGAAGGAGACGACCTCCGACGCACCGGCGACGAACGCGCCGATGCTCGCTCCGGCCTTGGCGAAGGTGCCGAAGTACAGGTCGATGCCGTCCTGCACCCCGAAGTGCTCGCCGGTGCCGCCGCCGCTGGGGCCGGTGACGCCGAAGCCGTGGGCATCGTCGACCAGCAGCCGGAAGTCGAACCGCTCCTTGAGCCGCACGATCTCGTCGAGTCTGCCGAGATCGCCGGACATGCCGAAGACGCCCTCGGTGACGACGAGGATGCCGCCGCTCGGATGCAGCTGGGCGCTCACCCGCTCCAGCAGGTCGGTGAGGGCAGCGATGTCGTTGTGCGGGAAGGCGAAGTGCTTGCCCTGGTGCAGTACGACGCCGTCCACGATGCAGGCGTGGCAGTGCGCGTCATAGACGATCACGTCGTGCCGGCCGGCCAGCGCGTCGATCATCGAGGACATGCCCGGGTAGCCGAAATTCATGAAGAACGCGGCGGGTTTGCCCGCGTAATCAGCCAACTCGCCTTCCAGATACTCCAGTTCATCGCTCTCGCCGGACATCATCCGCGAGCCCATCGGTGCGGCCAGCCCGTACTCGGCGGCGGCCTTGGCGTCGACGGCGCGGATCTCGGGGTCGTTGGCCAGGCCCAGGTAGTTGTTGATGCTCCACACGACGCACTCGCGTCCGCCGAAGCTCATCCGGTTCGAGATCTCGCCGCGCAGTTTGGGGAAGGCGCACAGCCCGTGGGTGCGCTCGGCCCAGGAGCCGAGTGTGCCTTCGACGGGTTTCGTCTTCGCGAACAGGTCCATCTGCGGTCCCTCCAAGCGATATCGCACGCCGGTTCGGTAGGTGCGATGAAGCGGAAACCTAGGCAGCGGCCGAGAAGCCGGTCAACGACAGTGCCCGTCACTGATCAATCGATAAGGAATGCCTGATACATCAAGACCTGCCCCGCGATAAGCGACCCCTTATAGATCGCGCCGAGTCGGCTAATACAAGTTGGCCGACCGGTGGAGCACTGATTGCCTGTGCGTGTCCAGCGGACCGGCGGCGCGGTGACCCCCGCACCGCGCCGCCTCGTGACCAGCGACGACACCCGATCGCACACCGCAGCCCAGCATCGCCGGCTCGCAGCACCGAAACGTTCTTGCGCCGTCAGCTCCCACAGCATCCATACGCCTGGCGCCACCAGCTCGCAGCACCGCACCACCCCTGCCCAGTGGCGAGCACCCCGCGGCCGCCCCCTGCTCGTGGACCGGCCGCCGGCCAGATCCAGGCACGCCAACAACCGGAATGCCGAGGACCCATGACCACCGCACTGCCCCCGACCCAGCGGTCCCGCCCCGCCACCGCCTACGTGGCATTCGGCCCCGGCGCGGCCCTGGGGCTGCCCCAGATCCTGGACCGTTTCGGCGACGAACGGCCTGCGCTGGTCCTGGCCGGGCACGGTGCGGGCGGCCGCCCCTGGCTCGCCGAGCTGCGCGCCACGCTGCCGCGGCACGTCTTCATCACGCTCCCCGGCGGCTACCCGACCTGGGACAAGATCGACCGGATCGCGGCCCTGATGAACCGCCTGGGCACCGGCCCGATCGTGGCGGTCGGCGGCGGCAGCGTGCTGGACACCGCCAAGGTCGCCGCCGTCCGTGCCGCCGAGACCGCCGGCACCCCGCGCCGCCCGGTCACCGCCGTACCCACCACCCCCGGCACCGGCGCCGAGGTGACACCGTTCGCGACGGTGTGGGACTTCACCGGCAACACCAAGGAATCCTTTGCAGGCGAGGTGCCGGACGCCGTCGTCGTCGATCCCGAACTGACCCGCACCTTGAGGACCGAGGCCCTGGGCGGCATGGTCTTCGACACCCTGGCGC from Streptomyces sp. CC0208 carries:
- a CDS encoding pyridoxal phosphate-dependent aminotransferase family protein, coding for MRYRLEGPQMDLFAKTKPVEGTLGSWAERTHGLCAFPKLRGEISNRMSFGGRECVVWSINNYLGLANDPEIRAVDAKAAAEYGLAAPMGSRMMSGESDELEYLEGELADYAGKPAAFFMNFGYPGMSSMIDALAGRHDVIVYDAHCHACIVDGVVLHQGKHFAFPHNDIAALTDLLERVSAQLHPSGGILVVTEGVFGMSGDLGRLDEIVRLKERFDFRLLVDDAHGFGVTGPSGGGTGEHFGVQDGIDLYFGTFAKAGASIGAFVAGASEVVSFLRYNTRSQIFSKGLPMPVVVGNRARLRLMRTRPEAREALWSVAGLLQRELRARGLEVGATQSPVTPVYLDMDTEGAVEFIRRLRDEHGVFASLVTYPVVPRGVTQLRLTPTALHTADDVARTVEAIEKVYFDLVGRA